In one Sulfitobacter sp. LCG007 genomic region, the following are encoded:
- a CDS encoding Mrp/NBP35 family ATP-binding protein, with product MSVTREDVLEVLKALTDPVSGSSLAEAGVVRALTADAGAVRFVLEIAPEKADAYGPVREEAERRIRALEGVDSVSVVMTAHSANKPPPDLKARRPAAPAGPQKVPGVDRILAIASGKGGVGKSTVAANLACALAAEGRRVGLLDADVYGPSQPRMLGVSGRPASPDGKIILPLRNHGVTMMSIGLMTNEGQAVVWRGPMLMGALQQMLMQVQWGALDVLIVDLPPGTGDVQMTLAQKSEITGAIIVSTPQDVALLDARKGIDMFNQLKTPILGLIENMSTHICSNCGHEEHIFGHGGVAAEAEKLGLPLLAEIPLHLDIRVASDGGAPIVVSKPDSPQAAAFRQVARQLVADGNA from the coding sequence ATGAGTGTCACCCGCGAGGATGTTCTGGAAGTCCTGAAGGCCCTGACCGACCCGGTCAGCGGGTCTTCGCTTGCCGAGGCCGGTGTGGTCCGCGCCCTTACCGCCGATGCCGGAGCGGTCCGTTTCGTGCTCGAGATCGCGCCTGAAAAAGCCGATGCCTATGGTCCGGTGCGCGAGGAAGCCGAGCGGCGTATCCGGGCGCTCGAAGGGGTCGACAGCGTCTCCGTCGTGATGACCGCGCATTCGGCAAACAAACCGCCCCCCGATCTCAAGGCCCGCCGCCCGGCAGCGCCCGCCGGACCGCAGAAGGTTCCGGGCGTGGACCGGATCCTCGCCATCGCGTCGGGCAAGGGGGGCGTGGGCAAGTCCACCGTCGCGGCCAACCTCGCCTGCGCGCTTGCCGCCGAGGGCCGGCGTGTCGGTCTGCTGGATGCCGATGTCTACGGGCCGTCCCAGCCCCGGATGCTGGGGGTCTCGGGCCGGCCCGCGTCGCCTGACGGCAAGATTATCCTGCCGCTGCGCAACCATGGCGTCACGATGATGTCCATCGGGCTGATGACGAACGAGGGGCAGGCCGTGGTATGGCGTGGCCCGATGCTGATGGGCGCGCTGCAACAGATGCTGATGCAGGTGCAATGGGGCGCGCTCGATGTGCTGATCGTCGATCTGCCGCCGGGCACCGGGGACGTGCAGATGACGCTCGCGCAGAAATCCGAGATCACCGGTGCGATCATCGTCTCGACGCCGCAGGACGTTGCGCTTCTCGATGCGCGCAAGGGCATCGACATGTTCAACCAGCTCAAGACCCCGATCCTCGGCCTGATCGAAAACATGTCCACGCATATCTGTTCGAACTGCGGCCATGAGGAGCATATCTTCGGCCATGGCGGCGTCGCGGCAGAGGCGGAAAAGCTGGGCCTGCCGCTGCTGGCCGAGATCCCGCTCCACCTCGATATCCGCGTGGCGTCGGACGGAGGCGCGCCGATCGTGGTCTCGAAACCCGACAGCCCCCAGGCCGCCGCTTTCCGGCAGGTCGCCCGGCAACTGGTGGCCGACGGCAACGCATGA
- a CDS encoding biotin/lipoate--protein ligase family protein translates to MFPPLFSGEAAGDLGTPFDLAVAAAQAGCDAGRVIHDLGRDKMRAAIVFAPEVPLAQAAAVLPICGVGFQNALGALAPPEVEVRIAWGGDILLNGGQCGALRLAGPRCGDGEVPDWLLVGLELQLWPLSEEGGLTPELTALFAEGCADVDPVQLLEAWVRHSLVWLDTWEGEGVVALHREFSGITHESGAAISVLGQSGSYTGLDEHLGLLMKQDQGTRLLPLSTLMEVQR, encoded by the coding sequence GTGTTTCCGCCGCTCTTCTCCGGCGAGGCCGCGGGGGATCTCGGCACGCCCTTCGATCTGGCCGTCGCCGCCGCGCAGGCTGGCTGCGACGCTGGCCGGGTGATCCACGATCTGGGCCGCGACAAGATGCGGGCTGCTATCGTCTTTGCCCCGGAGGTCCCGCTTGCGCAGGCCGCGGCCGTCCTGCCGATCTGCGGTGTGGGGTTCCAGAACGCTCTGGGCGCTCTGGCTCCGCCGGAGGTCGAGGTGCGGATCGCCTGGGGCGGTGATATTCTTTTGAATGGCGGTCAGTGCGGAGCGCTGCGGCTGGCAGGCCCGCGCTGCGGAGACGGGGAGGTGCCGGACTGGCTGTTGGTGGGCCTTGAGCTGCAGCTCTGGCCATTGTCCGAGGAAGGCGGCCTGACCCCGGAGCTTACGGCGCTGTTCGCCGAAGGCTGCGCCGACGTCGATCCGGTGCAGTTGCTGGAAGCCTGGGTGCGTCACAGCCTCGTCTGGCTCGATACCTGGGAAGGGGAGGGGGTCGTGGCACTCCATCGCGAATTCTCCGGAATCACACATGAAAGCGGCGCCGCGATTTCGGTGCTCGGGCAGAGCGGCAGTTACACCGGGCTCGACGAGCATCTCGGCCTCCTGATGAAACAGGACCAAGGCACGCGACTTCTGCCGCTGTCGACGCTTATGGAGGTTCAGCGATGA
- a CDS encoding DUF6505 family protein: MKLARAIHFDESDTRVFHSPARTGEWCISGGFEFSNWSEADLVGKARQAFANGWLGLETFGRVSFVAVTTLEPGEREKLVTALAQHFVDVYGAPSLEAARGVAADEISQMEDLCDEHAPNTLITVMREITEAGVHESFRVIDPRDAELDIVAVHGALDDDPHGH, translated from the coding sequence ATGAAACTGGCGCGGGCGATCCATTTCGACGAAAGCGACACGCGCGTCTTTCACAGCCCGGCGCGGACAGGCGAGTGGTGCATCTCTGGCGGATTCGAGTTCTCGAACTGGAGCGAGGCCGATCTCGTCGGCAAGGCGCGACAGGCCTTTGCCAACGGCTGGCTGGGTCTCGAGACCTTCGGACGGGTGAGCTTCGTCGCCGTCACCACTCTGGAACCGGGCGAGCGCGAAAAGCTCGTCACCGCGCTGGCACAGCACTTCGTGGACGTCTACGGCGCGCCGTCGCTGGAGGCGGCCAGGGGCGTGGCCGCCGATGAGATTTCCCAGATGGAAGACCTGTGCGACGAACATGCGCCGAACACGCTGATCACCGTCATGCGCGAGATCACCGAGGCCGGAGTGCATGAAAGTTTCCGCGTCATCGACCCGCGCGACGCGGAGCTCGACATCGTCGCGGTGCACGGTGCGCTGGACGACGATCCTCACGGGCACTGA
- a CDS encoding GntR family transcriptional regulator, producing MPDPDISELSQGELAYLRINQAVRAGTLRPGDRLRETEVAARLGLSRTPVREALRRLEADGVVEHRPRIGATVRSLSHPEMVELYEMRIVLERTAAGMAAKHASPAEADEMADINAELARTAGDAPAAVSLNERFHRCLYLGARNRFLSDAARGLNNALMLLGPTTLAGEERLAEVCAQHDDIVAAIRAGDAAGAEAAAERHLQTSLRTRLKGMEL from the coding sequence GTGCCAGATCCCGATATCTCTGAACTCTCTCAGGGCGAGCTTGCCTATCTCAGGATCAACCAGGCTGTCCGCGCCGGCACGCTGCGGCCCGGCGACCGGCTGCGCGAGACCGAGGTGGCCGCGCGCCTGGGCCTTTCCCGCACGCCCGTGCGCGAAGCGCTGCGGCGGCTCGAGGCGGACGGCGTCGTGGAACACAGGCCCAGGATCGGCGCGACGGTGCGCAGCCTGTCGCATCCGGAAATGGTGGAACTCTACGAGATGCGCATCGTGCTCGAACGCACGGCGGCCGGGATGGCCGCCAAACACGCAAGCCCGGCGGAGGCGGATGAGATGGCGGACATAAATGCGGAACTTGCGCGCACCGCGGGGGATGCGCCGGCGGCCGTTTCGCTCAACGAACGCTTTCACCGCTGCCTCTACCTCGGCGCGCGCAACCGGTTCCTGAGCGACGCGGCGCGCGGCCTGAACAACGCGCTGATGCTGTTGGGGCCGACGACATTGGCCGGAGAGGAACGCCTGGCAGAGGTCTGCGCCCAGCATGACGACATCGTCGCCGCCATCCGTGCGGGTGATGCGGCAGGGGCGGAAGCGGCGGCCGAGCGTCATCTGCAGACCTCGCTGCGCACGAGATTGAAGGGAATGGAGCTTTGA